CGACGATGTTGCAGTAGCCTTCCGCATCGAGCGTCGCCAGATCGCCGGTATGCATCCAACCGTCGACAACGCTTTCGCGCGTCTTCGCCTCGTCGCCCCAATAGCCCTGCATCACTGAATAGCCGCGCGTGCACAGCTCGCCGGTTTCGCCCACCGGCACGATCTCGCCGAGGGGATCGACGATTTTCACTTCCAGATGCGGCTGGATGCGGCCGACCGTTGTCGTGCGCTTGTCGAGCGGATCGGTCGTCGAGCTCTGGAACGAGACTGGGCTGGTTTCCGTCATGCCGTAGGCGATGGTGATTTCGCTCAAATGCATTCTGGAAACGACCTTCTTCATGGTCTCGATCGGGCAAGGCGAGCCGGCCATGATGCCGGTGCGCAAGCGCGAGAAGTCGTAGGTGGCGAAGTTGGGATGATCGAGTTCGGCGATGAACATGGTCGGCACGCCATGCAACGCGGTGCACTGCTCTTCCGCGACCGCGGCCAGCGTTGAAGCCGGGTCGAAGCCCTCGCCCGGAAACACCATATTGGCGCCGACCGACACGCATGCCAGCACCGCCAGCACCATGCCGAAGCAGTGGTACAGCGGGACGGGGATGCATAAGCCGTCCTGCTCGGTCAGCCGCATCGCCATCGCGATATAACGCGCGTTATTCACCACGTTGCGGTGGGTCAGCGTCGCGCCCTTCGGATTGCCTGTCGTACCGCTGGTGAACTGGATATTGATCGGCTCGTGGCACGAGAGCGTGGCACCGATAGCGTCGAGCTTCGCCACGTCGAGCGACACGCGCCCCTGCTCGATCACGTCGGAAAAGCTCAACATACCCGGCGTTTCCGTGTCGCACATGCGAATCACGTAACGCAATTCGGGAAACCTTGCCGCGTGCAGTTCACCGGGCGCTTGCGTGGCCAGCTCGGGCGCGAGTTCCTGCAACATCTCCAAGTACATGGAAGTCTTGAAGCGCTCGGCCGCGATGATTGCCTTGCAGCCGACCTTGTTCAGCGCGTACTCCAGTTCCGCAAGCCGATACGCCGGATTGATATTGACCAGCACGGCGCCGATGCGCGCGGTCGCAAACTGGGTCAGCAACCATTCCACGCGATTCGGCGACCAGATGCCGACGCGGTCGCCCTTCTCGATTCCGAGCGTGAGCAGACCGGCCGCCAATATGTCGATTTCTTCGGCGAACTCCTTCCATGTCCAGCGAATACGCTGTTCGCGAAACACCACGGCCGGACGGTCCGGAAAGCGCGCCGCCGTATCGCGCAAAAACTGGCCGACCGTCGCTTCGCTCAGCGGAATGTCGGTCGATCCACGGACATACGACAGTCCGTCTTTGGGTTCGATGAGTGCACCTTCGCCTGACACGTGCGTTGCCATGGTGTTGTCTCCGTGAGCTGAGCAGAAGCTCGCCTATTGAAATGAATTTGAAATCGATTGTGCCACCGGCGTGTGTCTGTCCGGCATCAAGTCTTACCCGCAGCGCGTTTCCCTACTGCCAAGGCGTGGCGCCAACGATTCAAAAGCACGATTTTGCTGACCTTTCCGTAAACGTCAAGTCGAGGTCAAAAAAAAGCAGCCGTGAAGGCTGCTTTCTTTCTGATACGTATTGCCTAGTTCTGACCGCGCAGCTTGCGCAGACGCTGAATCGCAGCGAGCTGAGCCGTCGCGTACGCCAGTTCCGCTTGCGCGGTTGCGTATTCGAGGTTCGAACCCGTGTTCTGCAGCGCCTCTTCCGCACGCTTGCGTGCATCTTCAGCCTTGGCTTCGTCGAGATCCTTGCCGCGGATAGCCGTGTCGGCGAGAACCGTCACAGCGCCCGGCTGGATTTCGAGGATGCCGCCGGCGACGAAGACAAACTCTTCCTCACCGTTTTCAGCTTCGATGCGCACCGCACCCGGACGAATCCGCGTGATGAGCGGGGTGTGGCCCGGCAGAATGCCGAGTTCACCTGCTTCGCCCGGCAGCGCGACGAACTTCGCCTGGCCCGAGAAGATCTGCTCTTCCGCGCTGACGACGTCTACCTTGATTGTTGCCATAAGTGTCGACTCCTGTGCCGATCAGAGTTAGCGCTTTAGCGCTTACTCTGGTCCCATGCAAAGCTCGACGAGAGTTAGCGCTTTAGTGCTTACTCTCGTCACATGCAAGGCTGGGTTGAGCGTAGTAAGAGGCGCCGGTTTTGCGATTCAATACCGTGATGGTATCCGTTCCGCGCGAGACGCCGGCGCCCGCTTCGTTACACCCGACCTTTACTGGATCTTCTTGGCCTTTTCGAAGGCTTCGTCGATCGTGCCGACCATGTAGAACGCTTGTTCCGGCAGGTGGTCGCACTCGCCCTCAACGATCATCTTGAAGCCACGAATCGTTTCCTTCAGCGGCACGTACTTGCCCGGCGAACCCGTAAACACTTCAGCGACGTGGAACGGCTGCGACAGGAAACGCTGGATCTTACGAGCGCGCGCCACGGCGAGCTTGTCTTCCGGCGCCAGTTCGTCCATGCCCAGAATCGCGATAATGTCGCGCAGTTCCTTGTAGCGCTGCAGCGTTTGCTGCACGCCGCGCGTGATTGCGTAGTGCTCTTCGCCAATCACGTTCGGGTCGATCTGACGCGAGGTCGAATCGAGCGGGTCGACCGCCGGGTAGATACCCAGCGAAGCGATGTCACGCGACAACACGACCGTTGCGTCCAAGTGGCCGAAAGTCGTGGCCGGCGACGGGTCGGTCAAGTCATCCGCAGGGACGTACACGGCCTGAACCGACGTGATCGAGCCGGTCTTGGTCGACGTAATACGCTCTTGCAGCTTACCCATTTCTTCAGCCAGCGTCGGCTGATAGCCCACTGCCGACGGCATACGGCCGAGCAGTGCCGACACTTCCGTGCCTGCCAGCGTGAAACGGTAGATGTTGTCGACGAAGAACAGCACATCGAGACCTTCGTCACGGAAGTGCTCAGCCATCGTCAGACCGGTCAGCGCGACGCGCAGACGGTTGCCCGGCGGCTCGTTCATCTGGCCGTACACCAGCGCGACCTTGTCGAGAACGTTCGAGTCCTTCATTTCGTGATAGAAGTCGTTCCCTTCGCGGGTACGCTCGCCAACACCGGCGAACACGGAGTAACCACCGTGTTCCTTAGCGATGTTGTTGATCAGTTCCATCATGTTCACGGTCTTGCCCACGCCGGCGCCACCGAACAGGCCAACCTTACCGCCCTTCGCGAACGGGCAGATCAAGTCGATAACCTTGATGCCGGTTTCGAGCAGTTCCGTCGACGGCGACAGTTCGTCGAACGCCGGAGCCTTCTGGTGAATACCGCGAACCACGTCCGAGTTGATCGGGCCGGCTTCGTCGATCGGGCGACCCAGCACGTCCATGATCCGGCCGAGGGTCGGCTTGCCGACCGGCACGCTGATCGGCTTGCCGGTGTTCTTCACCGTCGTACCGCGGCGCAGACCGTCCGATGCACCCAGACAAATGGTACGGACGACGCCGTCGCCCAGCTGTTGTTGAACTTCGAGGGTCAGTTCCGAACCTTCGAGAATGAGCGCGTCGTAAATCCTCGGCATGGTTTCACGCGGAAATTCCACGTCGATCACCGCGCCGATGCACTGTACGATCTTGCCTTCTACCAAAGCAGTAGTACTCATCGCTTTTCCTTTAGATACTCAATTCTTCACTCGCGCAAAGGCGCAGTTTCGGTGGGTGCGCCACACAGGCGCACACGAAGCAGCCCGCCTGACCGTCAAGGTCAAACAGCCGCCGCGCCACCGACGATTTCCGACAGTTCTTTCGTGATCGCGGCCTGACGGCTCTTGTTGTACACGAGCTGCAGTTCGTTTATGACCGTCTTCGCGTTGTCCGAAGCGGCCTTCATTGCGACCATTCGTGCCGACTGTTCCGATGCCATGTTTTCCGCGACGGCCTGATAGACCAGCGCTTCGACATAACGCACCAGCAGTTCGTCCACCACTGCCTGCGCATCCGGCTCGTAGATGTAGTCCCACTGCGTGCTCGGCGTCGTGCCGTCTTCTTCCTTGCGCTCGAACTGATCTGCCGACAGCGGCAGCAGTTGCTCGATCACCGGCTCCTGCTTCATCGTATTGACGAAGCGCGTGTACGCCAGGTACACCGCCGAAACCTTGCCTTCCGAGTACAGGTCGAGCTGCACCTTCACCGCGCCGATCAGCTTTTCCAAATGCGGCGTATCGCCCAGATGCACGACATTCGACACCACCTTGGCGCGCAGACGATTCAGGAAACCCAGACCCTTGGTGCCGATCGCGGTTGCTTCGATCGTCTTGCCGTGGCCTTCCAGTTCCTTGAACTTCTGCAGCGACGCGCGCAGCACGTTGGTGTTCATGCCGCCGCACAGACCTTTATCGGTCGTGACGAGGATGATGCCAGCCGCCTTCGCGCCTTCGTTCGACACCATGAACGGGTGACGATACTCCGGGTTCGCACGGCTCATGTGTGCAGCGATATCGCGGACCTTGTCGGCATACGGGCGAGCAGCGCGCATGCGCTCCTGAGCGCGGCGCATCTTCGATGCGGCCACCATCTCCATCGCTTTCGTGATCTTGCGCGTGTTTTGCACGCTCTTGATCTTGCCGCGAATTTCCTTCATTCCAGCCATTGCTTGCTCCTTGTCGGCCCGAGTTAGCGCTTCAGCGCTGACTCGGGTCCCATGCAAAGCGATCGAAGCAGCGCGGGTTCAGTTGCCTGCGGCCCGCGCCGCTTCAAGGTCCGTTTATGCCTTGCGGGTCACTCGCGGATCAATAAGCGCCGGACTTCTTGAAGTCTTTGAGAGCCGTATGCAGCAGGGCTTCGTCGTCCTTCGAGAGTTCCTTGGTGTCTTCGACGCGCTTGATCAGGTCAGCGTGCTTCGTCTTCAGGTAGTCGCGCAGGCCCTTTTCGAACGGCAGCACTTGCGCAACTTCCAGATCGTCGAGGTAGCCGTTGTTCGCTGCGAACAGCGCGACAGCCAGTTCCCACACTTGCAGCGGCTGATATTGCGGCTGCTTCAGCAGTTCCGTCACGCGGCGGCCGCGCTCCAGTTGCTTGCGGGTGGCTTCGTCGAGGTCCGAGGCGAACTGCGCGAACGCAGCCAGTTCACGGTACTGCGCGAGGTCGGTACGGATACCGCCCGACAGCTTCTTCACGACCTTCGTCTGAGCCGCACCACCGACGCGCGACACCGACACGCCGGCGTTAATTGCCGGGCGGATACCTGCGTTGAAGAGGTCGGTTTCCAGGAAGATCTGGCCGTCGGTAATCGAGATCACGTTCGTCGGAACGAATGCGGTCACGTCGCCGGCTTGTGTTTCAATGACCGGCAGTGCCGTCAGCGAACCGCTCTTGCCCTTCACTTCACCGTTGGTGAACTTCTCGACGTAGTCTTCCGACACGCGAGCAGCACGCTCCAGCAAACGCGAGTGCAGATAGAACACGTCGCCCGGATAAGCTTCACGGCCCGGCGGACGGCGCAGCAGCAGCGAGATCTGACGGTATGCCCAAGCTTGCTTGGTCAAATCGTCATAAACGATCAGCGCGTCTTGACCGCGGTCGCGGAAGTATTCGCCCATCGTGCAGCCGGCGTACGGCGCGAGGTACTGCATGGCCGCCGATTCCGAAGCCGAAGCGGCCACGACGATCGTGTATTCCATCGCGCCGGTTTCTTCCAGCTTGCGCACCACGTTCATGATCGACGAAGCCTTCTGGCCGATCGCGACGTAAATACAGAAGAGGTTCTTGCCCTTCTGGTTGATGATCGCGTCGACTGCGACTGCGGTCTTGCCGCACTGGCGGTCGCCGATGATCAGCTCGCGCTGGCCACGGCCAACCGGCACCATCGCGTCGATCGACTTCAGACCGGTTTGGACCGGTTCCGAAACCGACTTACGCCAAATCACGCCCGGAGCAATCTTTTCGATTGCGTCGGTCTTCTTCGCGTTGACCGGGCCCTTGCCGTCGATCGGGTTGCCGAGTGCGTCGACCACGCGGCCGAGCAGTTCCGGACCCACCGGCACTTCCAGAATGCGGCCGGTCGTCTTGACCACGTCGCCTTCCGAAATGTGTTCGTACTCACCCAGAATCACGGCGCCGACCGAGTCGCGCTCGAGGTTCAGTGCGAGACCGAAGGTGTTGCCCGGGAATTCGAGCATTTCGCCCTGCATCACTTCTGACAGGCCGTGGATACGCACGATACCGTCGGTCACGGAGATCACGGTGCCTTGGTTGCGAACGTCTGCGCTCGCTTCAAGGCCCTGGATCCGGCTCTTGATCAGTTCGCTGATCTCAGAGGGATTGAGTTGCATTATTCGCTCCTGATAGTCAATTCTGTTGCGTGCCAGCCGCTTCAGCGCCTTGGGCGCTTCAGGCCGTCAGAGCCGTCTGCATGCTGGCAAGCCGCGCGCGGACCGAGGTATCGAGCACTTCGTCGCCGACCGTCACGCGCACGCCGCCGATCAACGACGAGTCGACTTCAACCGTCGGCTTCAGCTTGCGTTTGAACTTGCGTTCGAGACTTGCGACGAGGTCGTTCAACTGCGCGCCTTCGAGCGGGAATGCGCTGACGATCAGCACATCGGCCGCGCCTTCGCGGGCGTTCTTCAACTCTTCGAACTGCACAGCGATTTCCGGCAGCAATTGCAGACGATGGTTGTCCACCAGCATTTGCACCAGATTCTTCGCTTGCGCGTTGTCTTTGAGCGGCGACTTGACCGCAGCCAGCAGCAGTTCGCTGACTTGGGCGCGGCTTACTTTCGGGCTCGAGGCAATCGACAGCACTTCGGGCAGACGCGCAACCTGTGCCAGCTCCTGCACGAGCGTGGACCAGGCGGCGATGTCACCAGCTTCGGCCACGCCAAACAGCGCTTCTGCGTACGGACGGGCGATGGTTGCAAGTTCGGCCATGATCAGAGCTCGGCTTTCAGTTGATTCAGCAGGTCAGCGTGAGCTGCCTGGTCGACTTCGCGCTTCAGGATCTGTTCAGCGCCCTTCACAGCGAGTGCAGCGACTTCGCCACGCAGCGTTTCGCGCGCTTTCACGACTTGCTGGTCCGCGTCGGCCTTCGCTTGCGCGATGATGCGAGCAGCTTCAGCTTGTGCTTGAGCCTTGAT
The nucleotide sequence above comes from Paraburkholderia aromaticivorans. Encoded proteins:
- a CDS encoding AMP-binding protein; translated protein: MATHVSGEGALIEPKDGLSYVRGSTDIPLSEATVGQFLRDTAARFPDRPAVVFREQRIRWTWKEFAEEIDILAAGLLTLGIEKGDRVGIWSPNRVEWLLTQFATARIGAVLVNINPAYRLAELEYALNKVGCKAIIAAERFKTSMYLEMLQELAPELATQAPGELHAARFPELRYVIRMCDTETPGMLSFSDVIEQGRVSLDVAKLDAIGATLSCHEPINIQFTSGTTGNPKGATLTHRNVVNNARYIAMAMRLTEQDGLCIPVPLYHCFGMVLAVLACVSVGANMVFPGEGFDPASTLAAVAEEQCTALHGVPTMFIAELDHPNFATYDFSRLRTGIMAGSPCPIETMKKVVSRMHLSEITIAYGMTETSPVSFQSSTTDPLDKRTTTVGRIQPHLEVKIVDPLGEIVPVGETGELCTRGYSVMQGYWGDEAKTRESVVDGWMHTGDLATLDAEGYCNIVGRLKDMLIRGGENIYPREIEEFLFRHPKIQSVQVFGVPDAKYGEEVCAWVVLRSGEQATAEQIQQFCQGQIAHYKVPKYIRFVDELPMTVTGKVQKFIMREQMIRELKLREDKTA
- a CDS encoding F0F1 ATP synthase subunit epsilon; this encodes MATIKVDVVSAEEQIFSGQAKFVALPGEAGELGILPGHTPLITRIRPGAVRIEAENGEEEFVFVAGGILEIQPGAVTVLADTAIRGKDLDEAKAEDARKRAEEALQNTGSNLEYATAQAELAYATAQLAAIQRLRKLRGQN
- the atpD gene encoding F0F1 ATP synthase subunit beta translates to MSTTALVEGKIVQCIGAVIDVEFPRETMPRIYDALILEGSELTLEVQQQLGDGVVRTICLGASDGLRRGTTVKNTGKPISVPVGKPTLGRIMDVLGRPIDEAGPINSDVVRGIHQKAPAFDELSPSTELLETGIKVIDLICPFAKGGKVGLFGGAGVGKTVNMMELINNIAKEHGGYSVFAGVGERTREGNDFYHEMKDSNVLDKVALVYGQMNEPPGNRLRVALTGLTMAEHFRDEGLDVLFFVDNIYRFTLAGTEVSALLGRMPSAVGYQPTLAEEMGKLQERITSTKTGSITSVQAVYVPADDLTDPSPATTFGHLDATVVLSRDIASLGIYPAVDPLDSTSRQIDPNVIGEEHYAITRGVQQTLQRYKELRDIIAILGMDELAPEDKLAVARARKIQRFLSQPFHVAEVFTGSPGKYVPLKETIRGFKMIVEGECDHLPEQAFYMVGTIDEAFEKAKKIQ
- the atpG gene encoding F0F1 ATP synthase subunit gamma, encoding MAGMKEIRGKIKSVQNTRKITKAMEMVAASKMRRAQERMRAARPYADKVRDIAAHMSRANPEYRHPFMVSNEGAKAAGIILVTTDKGLCGGMNTNVLRASLQKFKELEGHGKTIEATAIGTKGLGFLNRLRAKVVSNVVHLGDTPHLEKLIGAVKVQLDLYSEGKVSAVYLAYTRFVNTMKQEPVIEQLLPLSADQFERKEEDGTTPSTQWDYIYEPDAQAVVDELLVRYVEALVYQAVAENMASEQSARMVAMKAASDNAKTVINELQLVYNKSRQAAITKELSEIVGGAAAV
- the atpA gene encoding F0F1 ATP synthase subunit alpha, with product MQLNPSEISELIKSRIQGLEASADVRNQGTVISVTDGIVRIHGLSEVMQGEMLEFPGNTFGLALNLERDSVGAVILGEYEHISEGDVVKTTGRILEVPVGPELLGRVVDALGNPIDGKGPVNAKKTDAIEKIAPGVIWRKSVSEPVQTGLKSIDAMVPVGRGQRELIIGDRQCGKTAVAVDAIINQKGKNLFCIYVAIGQKASSIMNVVRKLEETGAMEYTIVVAASASESAAMQYLAPYAGCTMGEYFRDRGQDALIVYDDLTKQAWAYRQISLLLRRPPGREAYPGDVFYLHSRLLERAARVSEDYVEKFTNGEVKGKSGSLTALPVIETQAGDVTAFVPTNVISITDGQIFLETDLFNAGIRPAINAGVSVSRVGGAAQTKVVKKLSGGIRTDLAQYRELAAFAQFASDLDEATRKQLERGRRVTELLKQPQYQPLQVWELAVALFAANNGYLDDLEVAQVLPFEKGLRDYLKTKHADLIKRVEDTKELSKDDEALLHTALKDFKKSGAY
- a CDS encoding F0F1 ATP synthase subunit delta; translation: MAELATIARPYAEALFGVAEAGDIAAWSTLVQELAQVARLPEVLSIASSPKVSRAQVSELLLAAVKSPLKDNAQAKNLVQMLVDNHRLQLLPEIAVQFEELKNAREGAADVLIVSAFPLEGAQLNDLVASLERKFKRKLKPTVEVDSSLIGGVRVTVGDEVLDTSVRARLASMQTALTA